GCGTCGCTGGTGACGACCGTCCCGGCGAGGCCTGCGACGGTGTCGAGCAGGGGTTGGAAGCAGGTGATCTCGTTGGTCTTCTCGCCGACGTCCAGCTGGGCCAGCACCAGGCCGGTGGTGTGCTCCATGGCTGCCAGGAGGTGGATCCTGCGGCCCTTCGCCTTGGCGGCGCCGCGCAGGCTCTTGCCGTCCACCGACACTCCGCGCAGGTCAGCGGCACCGCTCGGTTGCGGGCGGCGGTCGGCGAGCCAGCGGCCGACCGCCTGGTCCAGCGCGTCGCCGTCGATGCGGGTCAGGAGCCGGCGGACCGTCGACTCGGCGGGCACCAGCCGCGTGGGCAGCAGCGGATCGATACGGATGCCGAGGTGCTCCAGAACCTGAGCCGGGGCGTCGGCGATCCACTCGCCGACGGCCAAGAGCGAAGTGGCCCCGGTCAGCACGGCGCACGCAGTCAGCGTGAGTACAACGGCCAGGGCGTGGCGCACTCCGCGTGGGTCACGGGGGTCCGGCACCTCGGCCAGCCGTTCCAGCAGCCCCGGGATCTCCTCGGGTACGACCTCGGGGCGCTCTCGGAGCTGGTCAAGGGCAGGCGGGATCGGCAATGATGCGTCGGCAGGCACGGTCTTCCACTTGGATCACGGGGCGTCGAGAACTCCATGATCTTGGAAGCCGTGCCTGTCTCGTTCCCGGGACCGCCCACCCGACAGATCCTCACAAGCCGGACGTTATACGACTACGCCGAGGCCTTGGTATACCGCCGTCAGGATGTTCAAGCTGACTGACTGGTTCGGCGGCTCGAGGTATGAGATCGGTGCGGTGGCCTACGGTGTGTTCGCCTTCTGGCGGCTGCACTACGATCACACCACAGGGCTTGCCTACCACACCCTGCACGAGGTACTCGACATCGCCCAGAACTTCGGGCTCTCCTACACCGTGAACGACCAGGCCGCTACGCTCGGGATGATCGGCATAGGCGCTGCGGCCCACGAGGCTCGCTCCCTGGCGGCTGGCCTGATGGGCGGCACCGTGCCGGTCCTGGAGGGCAGCACTGGTGTTCAGCGCAGCGATCTCCACGCACTCGGTGCACGACTCGACGCGGAATGCCGAGCCGCTGAGGATGCGAGCAGCACCTCCAAGAAGTTGGAAGCGTATGCCCGACTGCTCGGCGAGCTTGAACATGTCAAGAGCAAGGTGGGCCTTCCGGCCCCGCTCGGCGCACATCCTCCCCCGGCAGGGCAACCAGGCTGAACGAAGCGACGCTCATCCGGTGCGCCGGTGGTCGTCGGCGTGGGCGGCTGCTTCCGGGTTCCAGGGCTACAGTCTGCGCGTCAACGCCTCCAGAGTGGTGAATTCCCGGTGAGAGTCTGTCCATTGAACGGCTCTGCCGGGTGGGAGGCGGGAGGATAGTCGGTATGCAAACGCAGTGGGTGTACCAGCTCCGGGACTGCCCGGACGCCGAGGACGTCGAGCTCCTGGACGAGGAGAAGAAGGACGAGGAGGAGGGCCGGCCTCGGCAGATCCTGGCCCGCCAGCGCGGGGGTGCCGACGGCCTGGTCGACGGGTACGTCCTGCAGGGGATGGACGCGCAGGCTCACACCGCCGTCTGCACCCGGGTGCTGGCCGGCGATCCCGACCCGGTGGCGGAGTACCTGCTGGAGCTTCTGGCCGAGGTCTGCCCGAAGGAGAGCGCCCGTTGAGCGGCCTGGCAGGTGGCGGCGCGTCCCGTGACCGGCAGGGTGCAACCGCGGTTGCACCGTCATACGACGTGACCTGCCTGCCCGTCACCACGGCGCTGCGCGACGACGACGGGGGCGAGGTGGGCCGGGCGGTGCGCGAGGTGCTGGCCGAGGCTGGCGCCGTCGGGGAGCGGGCTGCCGCGTGGGTCGAGGCGGTGGCGGTGCGGCAGAGCGACGGTGCGCACCGGCGGGTGTTGGAGATGTTCGCCGGGGCGGTGCGGCGGGTGCTGGGTCGCGAGATCGTGCCGGGCGGGAGCGGCGAGGTGAGCTGCGGGCTGCGCTATCGCCTGGATGCCTACGTGGTCCTGGGCGCCGCCGGCACCGGGCGCGTCCCCGACCTGACCAACGCCGAGCAGCTCGCCCTGGTCGCTGTCGGTGCCGTCGCCGCCACCGCGCCGAGCACCGTCCTCGGCGACATCGAAGCCGACCTGCCGGCGCTGTTGGCGGTCATCGACCGGGCTCTCGCCTGGGCGGCGCATAACCCGCAGGCCGGCTCCGCGCCGTCCGGCCTCGAACGCCC
This region of Kitasatospora sp. NBC_00240 genomic DNA includes:
- a CDS encoding ISAs1 family transposase yields the protein MPADASLPIPPALDQLRERPEVVPEEIPGLLERLAEVPDPRDPRGVRHALAVVLTLTACAVLTGATSLLAVGEWIADAPAQVLEHLGIRIDPLLPTRLVPAESTVRRLLTRIDGDALDQAVGRWLADRRPQPSGAADLRGVSVDGKSLRGAAKAKGRRIHLLAAMEHTTGLVLAQLDVGEKTNEITCFQPLLDTVAGLAGTVVTSDAMHTQREHAEYLLGREAHYIVIVKGNQKKLRKQLKSLPWKDIPLQGRTKDTGHGRVEIRRTKVATVNNLLFPGARQTIQIKRRRTDRKTSKTTIKTVYAVTSLTADQATPAQLAKLIRDHWHIEALHHVRDTTFAEDASQLRAGNAPRAMATWRNLAIGALKLAGVTNIAAALRRNARDVTRPLALLGLT